In Erigeron canadensis isolate Cc75 chromosome 6, C_canadensis_v1, whole genome shotgun sequence, the following are encoded in one genomic region:
- the LOC122605883 gene encoding receptor-like protein EIX2 encodes MNSSLVFKGLSSNLVSLKISYCGVSSAALDSLHNLTSLRSLDMRANELTKRIPKSFVNLCNLRDIDFSFNDFSNISLNDLLGGLLDCESHIGRSSLLEELDISQTNISGTIPNFIGQLTSMKRLLLYGNRIFGSIPQWIGRLSSLEELHLSDNLLDGSLPHSLGNLSKLEELTFSNNLLIGFVSEAHFAKLASLIYLTGKGNDLTLLSKLVNWVPPVPVAGLGLKFLEFRASLSMVVAITNASNREFRYIRNTCISSSMPVSFWKSFPNLMILDMSHNRIQGALLDIPATIMILDLSFNEFSGELPKLSNGSFMWMLDLSSNFFLGSVQRILCSNSVEKYSDRIVINVLNLGNNHLSGIIPECWDKWQELWYLNLENNRLSSEIPGTMGSLRQLRSLSMRGNKLSGRLPVSLMNLESLVVL; translated from the coding sequence ATGAATTCTTCATTAGTTTTTAAAGGCCTATCTAGTAATCTTGTGTCTTTAAAGATCAGTTATTGTGGTGTTTCAAGTGCAGCTCTGGATTCACTTCACAACTTAACCTCCCTTCGTAGCCTTGACATGAGAGCAAATGAACTTACTAAGAGAATACCTAAATCATTTGTTAACCTATGTAATTTGAGAGATATTGATTTTTCGTTCAACGATTTTAGTAATATTAGTTTAAATGATCTTCTTGGAGGTTTGCTCGACTGCGAATCACATATTGGTCGATCTTCACTCTTAGAGGAGTTAGATATTAGTCAAACCAATATTTCTGGTACGATTCCGAATTTCATTGGGCAGTTAACTTCTATGAAAAGATTACTACTCTATGGGAATAGAATTTTTGGTTCTATTCCACAATGGATTGGACGTTTATCATCATTGGAGGAGTTACATCTTTCAGATAACCTTCTGGATGGTAGCCTTCCTCATAGCCTTGGTAATCTTTCGAAGTTAGAAGAGTTAACTTTTTCTAACAATTTGTTGATCGGTTTTGTATCAGAGGCTCACTTTGCCAAACTAGCGAGTTTGATATATCTAACTGGAAAAGGTAACGACTTAACCCTACTATCGAAACTTGTTAATTGGGTTCCCCCCGTTCCAGTTGCAGGTCTTGGACTTAAGTTCTTGGAGTTTAGGGCCTCACTTTCCATGGTGGTTGCAATCACAAACGCATCTAACAGGGAGTTTAGGTACATAAGAAACACATGCATTTCTTCATCCATGCCTGTGTCGTTTTGGAAATCATTCCCTAATCTAATGATTTTAGATATGTCGCATAATCGGATCCAGGGAGCGTTGTTAGATATCCCTGCAACAATTATGATACTAGACCTAAGTTTTAATGAGTTTAGCGGGGAATTACCTAAATTGTCAAATGGTTCATTTATGTGGATGTTGGATCTCtcgagtaatttttttttgggatCGGTACAACGTATATTGTGTTCCAATAGTGTAGAAAAGTACTCAGATCGTATAGTCATAAATGTTCTTAATTTGGGAAACAATCATTTGTCTGGTATCATCCCTGAGTGTTGGGACAAATGGCAGGAGTTGTGGTATTTAAACTTGGAGAATAATCGTTTGTCTAGTGAGATTCCAGGAACAATGGGCTCTTTACGTCAGTTACGGTCACTAAGCATGCGTGGGAACAAGCTCTCAGGAAGATTACCTGTTTCTCTGATGAACTTGGAAAGTTTGGTGGTCCTTTAA